A stretch of the Panicum virgatum strain AP13 chromosome 9N, P.virgatum_v5, whole genome shotgun sequence genome encodes the following:
- the LOC120688826 gene encoding uncharacterized protein LOC120688826: protein MVARRCNPAVPRSMVRVAGSPVQTTMTARPAITRRWVYGTLWLQHRVLCSSSGLTVGLGVQWAPPFRRLPAGAEPRSGTLQLCVGNRCLIYQLRLAGGGAVLQILRRFLADARVTFAARNIEADHRMRRHHGLEVESML from the coding sequence ATGGTCGCCCGCCGCTGCAACCCCGCTGTGCCCAGGAGCATGGTGCGTGTGGCCGGCAGCCCCGTCCAAACCACGATGACCGCGCGGCCGGCCATCACGCGTCGATGGGTGTACGGCACCCTATGGCTCCAGCACCGCGTCCTTtgctcctcctccggcctcACCGTCGGCCTGGGCGTGCAGTGGGCGCCGCCCTTCCGCAGGCTGCCCGCCGGCGCAGAGCCGCGCTCGGGCACGTTGCAGCTGTGCGTCGGCAACCGCTGCCTCATCTACCAGCTcaggttggccggcggcggagccgtgCTGCAGATCCTGCGCCGGTTCCTCGCAGACGCCCGCGTCACGTTCGCGGCGCGCAACATCGAGGCGGACCACCGGATGCGCAGGCACCACGGGCTGGAGGTCGAATCGATGCTttag